TTGAGGTAATTATCAGCGCTGAGGGCGTGCGCGCCGATGAGAGCCCAGCGCGGGCGCTCAAAGCCGCTGCCGAGCTGCGCCCCGCCATCACGGCCAAGGCCCTGCGCGGCCTACCGATGGAAGAAGCGCTCGCCCAGCGCCAGCCGGGCCAGCGCGTGGCCTTCAACTGGCGCCCACTACTGCATTTCACCACCGCGCAGATATGGCAGGCCTGCGGCACTAGCGCCACGAGCCTAGCGGCACGCCAGCGGCTACACAGCATCGGCGCCACCACGTCTGCCCTAGCGGGCTGGGTAGGCCACCCGGCCTACGTGCTGGGCAATCAGCGCCTAAGCTGCGCGCTGTGCGTGCTGGGCAGCAAAAACGACCTACTAAACGGAGCCAACCACAACCCCGCCACCTACGGCCTCTACCTCGAATTGGAGGTGCTGGGTGGCTCCACTTTCAAGCACAACCAAAGCCTATTTGATTTACCCGTGAGTGGGCGGGCGGCTGAGGTGCGTGATGAAATATTATCAACTATCAAAATTGCCGCCTAACCTAAAGGGTAAGAGACGCTGGCCGGTCCAGCAGCCAGCGCCTAGTACGGTCCGACTACCCAGCCGGTAGTCCCTTCAGCCAGCAAATATACCTGTATTATATTTTCATCAACCCCTCATCATGTTCAGCAAGCCCACGCTCTAGCTGGTCCTGGCCCCCCGATGACGAGGCTATCCGCATCATCACCAGTCCCGCCTAAACTCCGGAAAACTCCGGACTTTTCTGCAATCGATACCACGCCTAATATGCTGACCCGCAAACCTTACCGCCGCAGTGATTACGCCTTTTTGGCCGAAAACTACCAACATGCCCCCGCGCCCGCCCTGGCGCAGGCCCTGGGCCGCACGCCGGGCAGCCTCTACCGCTTCATCAGCCGCCACCCCGAGCTGCGCAAGCAAGGCAAAAGTTAGGTATAAGTTTCTGGCATTGCGAACGGGGCTAGCGGAGCTTCGGGGCATGAAATTCTTCCTCATTTTCTTCGCTGTCGCCACCTTGGTCTGTGGCTACTTCCTGCTCACCGATGGTCCCGGCTCAGGCATGGGCTGGCCCACTGGCATCTTCGCTGCCCTCGGGGCTGGCGTGGCGCTCTACAACTGGCGTACGAACGGCTCGCCGCTCGACGACTCGACCAAGCGCTAATGCTGGCCTTGCTGCTCACCCACGTCGCCGCCCTGGCCCTGTTCTGGTACGCGCCCCGCTTTTGGGTAGCCCAGGACGTGAAGGCCTTCGCGGCTAACGGCTCGGCCGACTCGCTGCACGGCGTGTTTCACCGCCAGCGGCTCACCTGGCGCCTTGGCTTCCTGGTGCTGGTGGCGGGGCTAGCCTCGCTACCATTCTGGGGCCAGTGGTGGGCACTAGCTACACACTACCTAGCCCTAGCCCAGCTGGGCGGCGCCTACTTCTTCTACGACTTCAACCCGCGCCTGAGCCGGGCCCGCGGCCTCGACCCGTACTACGTCAGCTTCGACCCGCGGGCGGCCTGGTTTCCCGATAGGTGGCTAGCCGGTAAGGCGAAAGTCAAGTGGCCAGCGCTAGATACCATGGACCCAGCCAGCATGCTACGCATTTGGCAAGGGGATGCCAGTCGTGGCCTGGAGCGCCTCACCGTCCAAGTACTCGAAGCCGGCGCTCTGCTTTACCTAGCCCTACTCGCTGCCACCTATTTTCTGCAATGACCCCCAAGCAACTCGCCCGAGCTGACCGATTAGAGCGCCGCAACAAGCAAATACAGGACGCTTTTTACCGGCGCTACACCAATCAGCCGCGGGTGAACGGGGCCAAGCTCTACACCCGCGAGGGCGTGGTGGCGCAGCTAGCCGAAGAGTACCACCTGAGCATGGCCACGGTGGAGCGGATTGTGCTGCCAAAAGGGAACTGACATAATACCTTTGCCCCCACGGGGGATTAGCTCAGCTGGCTAGAGCGATTGCTCCGCAAGCAATAGGTCGTCGGTTCGACTCCGACATTCTCCACGAAAAAGCCCCGCTGGCGCGTGCTAGTGGGGCTTTTTGGTTCTACTGTGTAGATATTTAGCTAAGCTCTTGCATTGCTCATAATCAGCTTATGCACAAAATCAAAGAATAATTCTTTTGTGCTCAACGGTTGGCTAGGCTTAGTGCTATCCAGTATCCACCCATATGTAGAATCTACTACCGCAAGCTTGTAACTCTCATTTGTTAATTGCTTAGGCTTTTCGTCCAGCGAGTAGTTACTTAGGTTACCTCGGAGCGCTTCGAGATTCAGATTGTTCTGCCATGTTTGGACATGTAAGCGCAGGTCATCGAAATTATTGTAAACAGGAGCAAGCAGCAATAGCAACTGCCCCTTTGGGTAGGGAACCGCACGCTCGTCAATCAGTTGACGAATAGTGAAATAGTTTCTTTCTTGATAAAATAAAGGGCCTTCAAAGCGTAGTGTAATCTTGCTGCGCTTTGCATCTGGGTCATCATTAAACTCTTCAACTAGTTGCTTAAGGTAATTTCCCAGTAAACTGTAGTCTTTCATTGCCTTTTCCATTGCCTTTTCAATAACAGCGGGTCGCTGTTGCTCAAGGGCAAGTTTTGCATCCGTATCGTCAGCCATCTGCTTTAGAAAATCCCGCGTATCTTTTTTCATTTCATGCATGAGTTATGAGGCGAGCCGCTAAGGTATTACAAACCTTGGCTGCTCCACGCTATCCAACCCGCTCACCACCTGGCTAGCGCCATCATACCCACCGACATCTGTCAGCAGGCAGTTGTAGCCCATCGAGTACACCCAAATGCCCGGCTGCTGGGCCTGCTCCTTGCGCGAATACGTGCGCACCAGCGCCCCGAACGCACCGGCCCCGTCGAAGTGCTGCAAGGCCTTGTGCAGGTCAGCCAGCAGCTCCAGCTTCTCCAGGGCCTGGGCCCGCTGCGTGCTGCTCTGGTAACTGTCAGCCAGCACCTGCACGGCCAGCGTCACGCGCACCTGGCAGTTGCCCCGCTGAATGCCCTGGCCGATGTCGTGCCAGTTGGCCTCGTCAAAATCAATCAGCGCCACGCCCGCATGATAGGGTAGCGGGTACTCGGCATCGGGGTTGTCAAGCTGGCCCTGGTCGAGGTCAATCCAGCCCAGCGTTGGGAGTTGGGCGCGCAGGCGGTCGGCCAGGATGGGGTAGACGGTGGCGAAGCTGCTCATGGGGCATTATGTTTGGGGAATGAAAAACACATTTTATATAGCTGAACCCATCGCCACTCAGCATGAAAATCAGTCACACCTCGTTTCATACCAAACCATGCAAGCATGGATGGACACGTTGCCTCAATTTCAAACAAGTGAGGAAAGAGAAAGAAGCGGGTACACAGCCTTATGCGGAAGGCAGCTAGTGGATAAGCAAACCAATGCGATGGAATGTCTTTTTGAGGGTGGACAAATGCAAGTAGATAAAAAGCCTGTCACCACGCTTGATAAGAATATTTGTGCTGCGTGCCTGCAAAAGCTAGCTACTTCAGCAGCCCAGTAATGCCGGCGCTGATTTTCTTGGTTAATTTATCCTTCGCACTACGCCCCAGCGTAATGAACGGCCGCGCGGGGTGGCGCTTGCCCGCGCCTTCCTGCTGTACCTCAGCGTAAGGCTCCGACGAGCCCACCGTGACGGTGGTAGCCGTCGTGGCCACGATGCGCACCGAGCGGCGGAGCCGGCCTGTCTTCACCAGAATGGCGCGCTGCCTGGGGTTAATGCGTCGGGGCCCGCGCTGGCCGCCCTTGCCTTTACGGCCGGGCAGCGTGTCGTGCACCAGGCGCGGCGCCCAGGGTACCACGGCGCCCGCGTCGTTCTCGTAGCCCTGGCGCCGGAAGTTGTCGGCACTCTCCAGCACCACGGCCTTGC
The genomic region above belongs to Hymenobacter sp. BRD128 and contains:
- a CDS encoding phosphoadenosine phosphosulfate reductase family protein encodes the protein MQQGAALAISLSGGKDSQALLMLLAPWFRQYGYAGQLFAIHADLGRAEWEQTPAFVQLLADNAGVPLVVVRRAKGDLVARIGERMQATAGTTAPGWPSAKQRYCTSHLKSGPIDQALRNPAPYWPSSGQRFCTSDLKRGPVDTQLRQFEVIISAEGVRADESPARALKAAAELRPAITAKALRGLPMEEALAQRQPGQRVAFNWRPLLHFTTAQIWQACGTSATSLAARQRLHSIGATTSALAGWVGHPAYVLGNQRLSCALCVLGSKNDLLNGANHNPATYGLYLELEVLGGSTFKHNQSLFDLPVSGRAAEVRDEILSTIKIAA
- a CDS encoding phage virion morphogenesis protein gives rise to the protein MSHSNDLERFGQQLRGYLRTVPREMGKAVVLESADNFRRQGYENDAGAVVPWAPRLVHDTLPGRKGKGGQRGPRRINPRQRAILVKTGRLRRSVRIVATTATTVTVGSSEPYAEVQQEGAGKRHPARPFITLGRSAKDKLTKKISAGITGLLK